ATGCTTTCGCTTTGTTGGAGCATCTAACGGAGGAAACTCCCTATGACCCCACAGAACTGATGTTGGATGCTGACTCATGCAACGTCCTTTTAGGGAAGGAAGTGGAATGTGAGCAAGATATTGGAAATCCCGCAAACAAGGAAGGTGAGGAGGAAGGGGAATGTGTGTCTCAATCAGCAGATTTTCTTCAACGCCATGCAAGGAAAGAGAATGATGCAACGGCTGGAGGTGATTTAGTGGATATTGAAAACCACACCTTTTTTCGAAATAAGGGTTTGTGGCAGctggggagagagaggagactaTGGCTATGGCAAGAGTTGTGTTCAGTTTAAAAGACTCTAAAGCCCCAGGGCCTGATGGTTTCGGGGCTGGCTTCTATAAGCACTCTTGGGAGGTCAATGGTGAGGAGCTAACGAATGCGATCCAATGGTTCTTTGCGAATTCCTTCATGCCCCATTCtattaatgctacttttatcaCTTTGGTGCCGAAGTCTGGGGATGTCTCCACTTTTGCGGGGTTTCGGCCTATTGCTTTATGCAACCTCCTATATAAGATCATCACAAAAATCCTCTCTAATAGGATCCAGCATGTTATTGGGAGTGTGGTTAGTCATAATCAGTCGGCATTCATCAAGGGCAGGTCTATTGTTGACAATATCCTTGTCTGCCATGATATTGTGCATGGCATCGAACAAAAAGCCACTAGTCCTACTGCAGTTTTGAAGGTAGATCTTCACAAGGCCTACGACTCTCTTAGTaggaaatttttgtttgatgtgaTGGGAAGAATGGGGTTCTCCGACAAGTTTATAGAGTGGGTGAAAGCTTGTGTGACCACCCCTATGTTCTCTGTCCTTATTAATGGCAGCCCGGCGGGTTTCTTCAGTGGAGGGAGAGGGATTCGACAAGGTGATCCGTTGTCCCCCTACCTCTTCACCCTTGCAATGGAGGCTTTTTCTAGAATTATGCGAAGGCTTGAGATTGATGGTCAGATTAAGCTGCTACCCCGTTGTAAATCGTTCCACCTTTCCCACCTCATTTTTGCGgatgatcttatgatttttgtgaaggggaACCGTGATTCAATTTCAGCTAGTTTGGGGGGTCTTGATGAGTTTGCTGCCCTCTCCGGGCTTCAACTTAatagatctaagtcctctattatattagggggccttacccaagcTAGCAGTCTGAAACTTTTGGATTTAACGGGTTTTTCGGAAACCAAGCTGCCTATTCGGTACCTTGGAGTTCCTCTTGTGTCTGGCAGGTTATCCATGAAAGATTGCAGCCCCATCTTGGATCTGGTTCGTCGAAAATTGGAGGGGTGGAAGGCTAGATTCCTCTCTTATGCTGGTCGTCTTCTACTCTTATCTTCAGTTCTGCAAGGTAGCTACATTTACTGGGCAGGGATCTTTGGCCTTCCAGGAAATGTTATCACCAAACTGGAGTCTATGttctctaatttcctttggtcaGGCCCCTCCCTTGAGAGGAAAACCCAttttatttcttgggatgcggTCTGTAAGCCAAAATCAGAGGGAGGGCTGGGAATCAAGCGAgtcaaagaaatgaacattgTCGGAATTATGcagcaaatttggtggattgcctccaagcaAGATCGgttttgggttaattgggtACACCAAAGATACCTCAAGCAAGAGTCTCTTTGGACAGTCAAGGGTCTCAATAACTGctcttgggtctggcgtaaAGTCTTGAAGTACAGAGATAAAGCCCTTCCCTTCATCAAAACtattattggggggggggggggggtctgctacaaagctttggcttgataattggcacccgtttggagttcttttGAGCAGATTTGGTAATAGGATTTGCTATGATGCAGGCTCTTATTCCCTTGCTGCCCGTCATGCTTGTGTCAAGGAGATTATCCGTGATGGAGATTGGCACCCTGGTCCCTCTACATCTTTCGATCtcattgatatttggagggccCTTCCagcaattgaaaattttcatgatGAGGTTTCGGATTTGACAGTGTGGACTGGTAACTCATCAGGTAATTTCTCTTCCAAATCAGCCTGGAATGCTATCCGCACAAGAGCTGCCCGTATTGACTGGAGCGAAGCTGTTTGGTTTGAAGGGAGTATAAAGTCCCATTCCTTTATAGCCTGGAGATGCCTTTTGGATGCCCTCCCCACTAGGGACAACCTCATTCATAGACACATTCCGACTCCTTATCATTGAgtgttttgttgggctggaacTGAAAGCAGGAATCATCTCTTCTTCGGGTGCCCTTTTACTACTGATATTTGGAAACATATTTATGACCTTTGTTTCCATGATGGGGCCACTCCTAGCAATGCCATTGATGTAGCCATTTCGGTTAGATATGTTGCAGGTAGAGCAGGGAAATTGGGGCTGGTCATAAAGCTTGCTTTCTGTGCCACAATCAAGCATATTTGGTCGGAGAGAAATTACAGAAtttttagaaacaaaatcagatctAAGGACCAGATTGTAGGGGCTATAAAGGGGGATGTTATTGGCAGATTATCTTCCATTGACTTGGTGGGAGACCCTACTATTGCCAACCATCATATTGCTGCCAAATGGGATCTTCAAGTTCGTTGGACTGCAAGAATTCCAAAGGCATGCTCTTGGTTTGCTCCAAAGAacatggttgctctccattgtgatgggtctctttcagATGACAAGGCAAGCTTTGGGGGTCTCATTCGTGATGATAGTGGGGATCCCTTAGCTGCCTTTGCTGGCATAGGGGAAGATCTTTCGGTGCTGTCCATGGAGCTCATGGCTATTTACAGAGGAATTTCCCTCTGCGTTGATAAGGGCTTTTATGATGTCTCTATTAGGTCGGATTCAAAGTTGGCCGTCGATATTTTGAATGGAGTGATTACTAGGCCTTGGCAAATCCTAACCTTGAAAAGTAAGATCCAAATAAAGGCAAGGCTGCTTAGGTCTAAAGAATTCATTCATGTGTGGAGAGAACAGAATCAGCCTGCAGATTTCATGGCCTCCATCCCTACAGACCCTTCTGGAATTCTTTGGGAGCCTAAGTCCTTCCCTCCGGAGCTAGCGATTCTCATAAAGCAAGATAAAGAGTTTGTAACCAATTATAGGATGTAGCCTTGGAGGGGTATCTTCCTCCTTGTTGTTTGGATAGGGCATGCCCTCTCGTGTCTAGGGTCCCTTTCCCCTcttttgggttcttaaaggatgccttttttgtatttttttttcttttccttcgtaATATATttcttacttatcaaaaaaaaaagtgtccttatatcttattagacatgtggatgcgatgttgagggtcgtgaccttcaaatcgatacctatttcggcatatgttcattttcggtttaaaccagatagggtgggtcatttagggttatttgggggcatttttgtacttttttgggtttgggattctctaaaaaatgtccttatctcttattaaacgtgtggatgagatgttgaggggcgtgaccatcaaatcgatacctatttcgacatatgttcaatttcggtttaaaccagaccgggtgggtcgtttggggttatttgagagTGTTTCTCtactttatgggtttggtattttctaaaaagtgtccttatcccttattggacatatggatgcgatgttgggggtcgtcatcttcgaatcaatacctatttcggcatatgttcattttctgtttaa
The nucleotide sequence above comes from Telopea speciosissima isolate NSW1024214 ecotype Mountain lineage unplaced genomic scaffold, Tspe_v1 Tspe_v1.0654, whole genome shotgun sequence. Encoded proteins:
- the LOC122648259 gene encoding uncharacterized protein LOC122648259, translated to MLDADSCNVLLGKEVECEQDIGNPANKEGEEEGECVSQSADFLQRHARKENDATAGGFVAAGEREETMAMARVVFSLKDSKAPGPDGFGAGFYKHSWEVNGEELTNAIQWFFANSFMPHSINATFITLVPKSGDVSTFAGFRPIALCNLLYKIITKILSNRIQHVIGSVVSHNQSAFIKGRSIVDNILVCHDIVHGIEQKATSPTAVLKVDLHKAYDSLSRKFLFDVMGRMGFSDKFIEWVKACVTTPMFSVLINGSPAGFFSGGRGIRQGDPLSPYLFTLAMEAFSRIMRRLEIDGQIKLLPRCKSFHLSHLIFADDLMIFVKGNRDSISASLGGLDEFAALSGLQLNRSKSSIILGGLTQASSLKLLDLTGFSETKLPIRYLGVPLVSGRLSMKDCSPILDLVRRKLEGWKARFLSYAGRLLLLSSVLQGSYIYWAGIFGLPGNVITKLESMFSNFLWSGPSLERKTHFISWDAVCKPKSEGGLGIKRVKEMNIVGIMQQIWWIASKQDRFWVNWVHQRYLKQESLWTVKGLNNCSWVWRKVLKFGNRICYDAGSYSLAARHACVKEIIRDGDWHPGPSTSFDLIDIWRALPAIENFHDEVSDLTVWTGNSSGNFSSKSAWNAIRTRAARIDWSEAVWNHLFFGCPFTTDIWKHIYDLCFHDGATPSNAIDVAISVRYVAGRAGKLGLVIKLAFCATIKHIWSERNYRIFRNKIRSKDQIVGAIKGDVIGRLSSIDLVGDPTIANHHIAAKWDLQVRWTARIPKACSWFAPKNMVALHCDGSLSDDKASFGGLIRDDSGDPLAAFAGIGEDLSVLSMELMAIYRGISLCVDKGFYDVSIRSDSKLAVDILNGVITRPWQILTLKSKIQIKARLLRSKEFIHVWREQNQPADFMASIPTDPSGILWEPKSFPPELAILIKQDKEFVTNYRM